One Gemmatimonadota bacterium DNA window includes the following coding sequences:
- the rsmG gene encoding 16S rRNA (guanine(527)-N(7))-methyltransferase RsmG — protein MDTIEHFVHGMEKLGHRLDARKIGAFERYLYEIRRVNHVLRVISMNDLERIPSRHFCDSLMPALKGVLPTGGVIVDIGSGGGFPGIPLAIFVPGTHFVAVESNQKKCAFLKLARRALSLDNLKVCNTRMEQLPERVPDGMYDGAVARAVSSIGQLVEWSGPILKPGGKLVCYKGPGPEAEIESAASVMKAQGMVWEATVPYEEGVVGSPTLVVLKKV, from the coding sequence ATGGACACTATCGAGCATTTTGTCCATGGTATGGAGAAACTCGGTCATCGGCTAGACGCCCGTAAAATCGGGGCATTCGAGCGATACCTGTACGAAATCCGGCGTGTAAACCACGTACTCCGCGTCATATCTATGAACGACCTGGAACGCATACCGTCGCGCCATTTTTGCGATTCGCTCATGCCCGCACTGAAGGGTGTCCTGCCCACGGGCGGCGTGATCGTGGACATCGGAAGCGGTGGCGGTTTCCCTGGGATACCCCTCGCCATTTTCGTGCCTGGAACACACTTTGTTGCGGTCGAATCAAATCAGAAGAAGTGCGCTTTTCTGAAGTTGGCGCGGCGTGCGTTGTCGCTGGATAATCTGAAGGTCTGCAATACTCGGATGGAGCAATTACCGGAACGTGTGCCGGATGGCATGTATGACGGCGCGGTGGCGCGGGCGGTCAGTTCTATCGGCCAACTCGTGGAATGGAGTGGTCCCATCTTGAAACCCGGAGGGAAGCTGGTCTGCTACAAGGGGCCCGGTCCGGAGGCAGAGATCGAATCGGCAGCATCGGTCATGAAGGCGCAGGGCATGGTATGGGAGGCTACCGTTCCATACGAAGAAGGGGTTGTTGGCTCTCCGACCCTGGTGGTGCTTAAGAAAGTGTGA